The following proteins are encoded in a genomic region of Cyclonatronum proteinivorum:
- the carA gene encoding glutamine-hydrolyzing carbamoyl-phosphate synthase small subunit — protein MKARIALSDGTVHEGQLIGHPGTCGGELCFNTSMTGYQEIFTDPSYFGQLMMMTYPHIGNYGVHPDYDEAPRPMVAGVIVRAFSADYSNDQAEGGLGEYLSRHEITGITGVDTRALVRHIRNKGVMNAVISSEITDPDELVDRARRWAPMEGLELATQATRAEAQTMASETNKFKVAVVDYGVKLSILKNLIARGCTLRVFPAKSTFEEITAWKPDGFFLSNGPGDPRAITYTTDTVARIMTDGRPVFGICLGHQLMALSQGIAVEKMFVGHRGANQPVKNLIHDTVEITTQNHGFGVPEAGVPADKADISHINLNDGTVEGLRFRQANAFSVQYHPEACPGPHDSRYLFDEFIHRMQAHKA, from the coding sequence ATGAAGGCACGGATTGCACTGTCTGACGGAACTGTTCACGAAGGTCAGCTGATTGGCCACCCCGGCACCTGCGGGGGAGAGCTTTGCTTCAACACGAGCATGACCGGCTATCAGGAAATTTTCACCGACCCAAGCTATTTCGGTCAGCTGATGATGATGACCTACCCGCACATTGGCAACTACGGCGTACACCCGGATTACGACGAGGCGCCGCGCCCTATGGTCGCCGGGGTGATTGTACGGGCGTTTTCGGCGGACTACAGTAACGATCAGGCCGAGGGTGGCCTGGGCGAGTACCTGAGCCGGCATGAAATTACGGGCATCACCGGGGTTGATACGCGCGCGCTCGTGCGGCACATCCGCAACAAGGGCGTGATGAACGCGGTCATTTCCAGCGAAATTACCGATCCCGACGAGCTGGTTGACCGCGCCCGCCGCTGGGCGCCGATGGAGGGGCTCGAGCTTGCCACGCAGGCTACGCGGGCCGAGGCCCAAACGATGGCTTCCGAAACCAATAAGTTTAAGGTCGCCGTCGTAGATTACGGCGTGAAGCTCAGCATCCTCAAAAACCTGATTGCCCGCGGTTGCACCCTGCGCGTGTTCCCGGCCAAAAGCACCTTTGAGGAGATCACAGCCTGGAAGCCCGACGGCTTTTTCCTGTCCAACGGTCCCGGCGATCCCCGCGCCATCACCTATACGACCGATACCGTAGCCCGTATCATGACCGACGGACGCCCCGTGTTCGGCATTTGTCTGGGACATCAGCTCATGGCGCTGTCGCAGGGCATCGCGGTCGAAAAAATGTTTGTCGGGCACCGCGGTGCCAATCAGCCGGTCAAAAATCTGATTCACGACACGGTCGAAATCACGACGCAAAACCACGGTTTTGGGGTGCCGGAGGCTGGCGTTCCGGCCGATAAGGCGGACATCAGCCACATCAACCTGAACGACGGAACCGTCGAGGGACTGCGCTTCAGGCAGGCAAACGCCTTCAGCGTGCAGTATCACCCCGAAGCCTGTCCCGGTCCGCACGACTCCCGCTATCTGTTTGATGAGTTCATCCACCGGATGCAGGCGCACAAAGCCTGA
- a CDS encoding DUF5989 family protein has translation MSKVGIVREFWEFLKVRKKFWLMPIVFILLALGLLIVSTSGTALAPFIYALF, from the coding sequence ATGAGCAAAGTTGGCATCGTTCGTGAGTTCTGGGAGTTCCTTAAGGTCAGAAAGAAGTTCTGGCTGATGCCCATCGTTTTTATTCTGCTGGCACTGGGCCTTTTGATCGTCTCCACCAGCGGAACCGCCCTCGCCCCTTTCATTTACGCCTTGTTTTAA